One Gelria sp. Kuro-4 DNA segment encodes these proteins:
- the addB gene encoding helicase-exonuclease AddAB subunit AddB, whose protein sequence is MGDKASVRFILGRAGAGKTYTCLKAIEGELLRAGEDGPPLILLVPEQAAFQMEYELLARGQIAATARAQVLSFRRLARRVLGEVGGGARPWLGELGKRMVLRALIQRHRGELRLFAKSAATAGFTERLAGTLAELKLYNISPEMLGRRLAALTAAGMGESPLAGKLHDLALLYRELEDFLAPRYTDPEGYLTFLAARLPQAPSLQQARVWVDGFSGFTPEEFQVLAALLQTAARVEVTLCLDAGELNRPLVETDLFHPTRETYVKLRDLAVAAGARLEPPLVLDDPQALPPRFAHARELAHLERCFFRYPTAAWSRPAPGLSLVAAANRRTEVEAAARRIISLAREEGLRWREMALVVRDLELYHDLVATVFADHGIPCFIDRKRPVLHHPLAQLALAALEVVTSNWSYEAVFRCLKTDLFPLSRPEVDRLENYVLAFGVRGATWQRPQDWDFPARAGGGRNAGAAPWEGVDDLRRQVAACLAPLTSACRRGEKVSAAALTAALWHFLDGLKVGETLAGWAKEAEARGDLAAAQEHSQVWTRFLELLDELVIGLGDTPLTPEEYGEILASGLESLRLGLVPPSLDQVLVGGLERSRHPNVRAAFVLGVSDGVLPGRVSEDAVFTDREREELRAAGLELAPTSRQRQLHEQYLTYIALTRAGERLWVSFPLADEEGRALAPSRIITRLRELFPAALETYAASEPSGAVAEDLAFLTSPARAAAYLAGQLRLARAGRPLSPLWRAVQRHLLAAPALRALAEKATAGLNHRNQVGPLPASLARRLYGSPLRTSVTRLEEFASCPFSHFAVHGLRLAERAEFGLDLPSLGLFTHGILRAVTGRLLSAGRDFASLSGEEAAALVASEVERALPAFAGGVLVSSPRYIYLARRLTRLLSGAVEILAEQARRGAFRTRAAELKFGLPGAAPGLTFILPDGEQFALVGQIDRLDVAAVEGRTYIRIVDYKSSPRRLALAEVYHGLSLQLLVYLLAALALGADLGLKEPVPAGVFYFTLGERFLRTRGPLPPQEAAARLLKEFRLEGLVRGEAEAVKLLDKGAAAGEAAVVAAALKKDGTPRQQAGTVPAAGFDTLLAFVRCKVTELAARALAGEVAAAPAKQGNATACQCCGLHAACGFDPLLAGNSYRLLSRLQPEQLWRRLEAAVKEGEQA, encoded by the coding sequence ATGGGAGATAAGGCCAGCGTGCGCTTTATTCTCGGGCGGGCGGGAGCAGGCAAAACCTACACCTGCCTTAAAGCCATCGAAGGGGAGCTTTTGCGCGCGGGCGAGGACGGCCCGCCCCTCATCCTCCTGGTACCGGAGCAGGCAGCCTTCCAGATGGAGTACGAACTTTTGGCTCGGGGGCAAATAGCGGCCACAGCCCGCGCCCAGGTGCTGAGTTTCCGCCGCCTTGCCCGCCGTGTGCTGGGGGAGGTGGGCGGCGGCGCGCGGCCCTGGCTGGGCGAGCTGGGCAAGCGCATGGTGCTGCGCGCCCTCATCCAAAGGCACCGGGGTGAGCTGCGCCTCTTCGCCAAAAGCGCCGCCACAGCCGGGTTCACCGAGCGCCTGGCCGGGACGCTGGCGGAGCTCAAGCTCTACAACATTTCCCCGGAAATGTTGGGCCGGCGCCTGGCAGCGCTCACCGCGGCAGGGATGGGGGAGAGCCCGCTGGCGGGCAAGCTCCACGACCTGGCCCTCCTTTACCGGGAGCTGGAGGACTTCCTGGCTCCCCGCTACACCGACCCGGAGGGCTACCTAACTTTCCTGGCTGCCCGCCTGCCGCAGGCGCCTTCGCTGCAGCAGGCGCGGGTGTGGGTCGACGGCTTCAGCGGCTTCACCCCTGAAGAGTTCCAGGTACTGGCCGCCCTTTTGCAGACAGCGGCGCGCGTGGAGGTGACCCTGTGCCTGGACGCCGGGGAACTCAACCGGCCCCTTGTGGAGACGGACCTTTTTCACCCCACGCGGGAAACGTACGTCAAACTGCGCGACCTGGCGGTCGCGGCCGGGGCGCGCCTGGAGCCGCCGCTGGTCCTGGATGATCCTCAGGCCCTGCCCCCGCGCTTTGCCCACGCCCGCGAGCTGGCCCACCTGGAGCGCTGCTTTTTCCGCTACCCCACCGCCGCCTGGTCGCGGCCGGCACCCGGCCTCTCCCTGGTGGCGGCGGCCAACCGGCGCACGGAAGTGGAGGCAGCGGCGCGCCGGATCATCAGCCTGGCCCGGGAGGAGGGGCTGCGCTGGCGGGAGATGGCCCTGGTGGTGCGGGACCTGGAGCTGTACCACGATCTTGTCGCCACCGTGTTTGCGGACCACGGCATCCCCTGCTTCATCGACCGCAAGCGCCCGGTGCTGCACCACCCCCTGGCCCAGCTCGCGCTGGCCGCCTTGGAGGTGGTTACCAGCAACTGGTCGTATGAGGCTGTCTTTCGCTGCCTGAAAACCGACCTCTTTCCCCTCAGCCGGCCGGAGGTGGACCGGCTGGAGAACTACGTCCTCGCCTTCGGGGTACGGGGCGCCACCTGGCAGCGCCCGCAGGACTGGGATTTCCCTGCCCGCGCCGGCGGGGGCAGGAACGCCGGGGCGGCCCCGTGGGAAGGGGTAGACGACCTGCGCCGGCAGGTGGCCGCCTGCCTGGCCCCCCTTACCTCTGCCTGTCGCCGCGGCGAGAAGGTGAGCGCTGCCGCCCTTACGGCGGCCCTCTGGCACTTCCTGGACGGCCTGAAAGTTGGCGAAACCCTGGCGGGATGGGCCAAGGAGGCCGAGGCGCGCGGTGACCTGGCGGCGGCACAGGAACACAGCCAGGTGTGGACCCGCTTCCTGGAGCTACTCGATGAACTGGTTATCGGGCTGGGCGACACGCCGCTTACGCCGGAGGAGTACGGGGAAATCCTGGCCAGCGGCCTGGAGAGCCTGCGCCTGGGCCTCGTGCCCCCGAGCCTGGACCAGGTGCTGGTGGGGGGACTGGAGCGGTCCCGCCACCCCAACGTGCGCGCGGCCTTTGTGCTGGGCGTAAGCGATGGGGTGCTCCCCGGCCGCGTGAGCGAGGACGCCGTCTTCACCGACCGGGAACGGGAGGAGCTCCGGGCGGCCGGCCTGGAACTGGCGCCTACCAGCCGGCAGCGCCAACTCCACGAGCAGTACCTGACCTACATTGCCCTCACCCGCGCCGGCGAACGTCTCTGGGTGAGTTTTCCCTTGGCCGACGAGGAGGGGCGGGCCTTGGCCCCGTCACGGATCATCACCCGCTTGCGTGAACTTTTCCCCGCCGCGCTGGAAACGTATGCTGCTTCCGAGCCGAGCGGCGCAGTGGCGGAAGACCTGGCCTTTCTTACTTCGCCGGCGCGCGCTGCCGCTTATTTGGCGGGGCAGCTCCGCCTCGCCCGGGCCGGCCGGCCCCTGAGCCCGCTGTGGCGGGCGGTGCAGCGCCATCTCCTGGCCGCGCCGGCCCTCAGGGCCCTGGCGGAAAAGGCCACCGCCGGCCTGAATCACCGGAACCAGGTAGGGCCGCTCCCGGCATCCCTGGCGCGCCGGCTCTACGGCAGCCCTCTGCGCACCAGCGTCACACGGTTGGAAGAGTTTGCCAGCTGCCCCTTCAGCCACTTCGCCGTGCACGGCCTGCGGCTGGCCGAGCGGGCGGAGTTCGGCCTGGACCTGCCTTCCCTGGGACTTTTCACCCACGGCATCCTGCGCGCTGTCACCGGGCGGCTCCTTTCGGCAGGACGCGACTTTGCCTCGCTGAGCGGCGAAGAGGCGGCGGCCTTGGTGGCGTCTGAGGTGGAAAGGGCGCTGCCGGCTTTTGCCGGTGGGGTCCTCGTAAGCTCACCGCGTTACATCTACCTGGCCCGGCGCCTCACCCGTCTCCTGAGCGGAGCGGTGGAGATCCTGGCGGAACAGGCCCGCCGCGGCGCCTTCCGCACCCGGGCGGCGGAGCTCAAGTTCGGCCTGCCGGGCGCGGCGCCCGGGCTTACCTTCATCCTGCCGGACGGAGAGCAGTTCGCCCTGGTCGGGCAGATCGATCGCCTCGATGTAGCCGCGGTGGAAGGGCGCACCTACATAAGGATTGTGGACTATAAGAGCAGCCCCCGGCGGCTGGCGCTCGCCGAGGTGTACCACGGCCTTTCCCTGCAGCTTTTGGTCTACCTCCTGGCCGCGCTGGCGCTGGGGGCGGACCTGGGGCTTAAGGAGCCGGTGCCGGCGGGCGTTTTTTACTTCACCCTGGGCGAGCGCTTCCTGCGTACGCGGGGGCCCCTGCCGCCGCAGGAGGCGGCGGCCCGGCTCCTTAAGGAGTTCCGGTTGGAGGGCCTGGTGCGGGGCGAGGCCGAGGCGGTAAAGCTGCTGGATAAGGGAGCCGCCGCCGGCGAGGCGGCGGTGGTGGCGGCGGCGCTCAAAAAGGACGGGACCCCGCGGCAGCAGGCCGGTACGGTGCCGGCGGCCGGCTTTGACACCCTCCTCGCGTTCGTGCGCTGCAAGGTGACAGAGCTGGCGGCGAGGGCGCTGGCCGGGGAGGTGGCGGCCGCGCCGGCGAAGCAGGGCAACGCTACTGCCTGCCAGTGCTGCGGCCTGCATGCGGCCTGCGGCTTCGATCCGCTTTTGGCGGGAAATTCGTACCGGCTCCTCTCCCGCCTCCAGCCGGAGCAGCTGTGGCGGCGTCTCGAGGCGGCGGTGAAGGAGGGGGAGCAGGCGTGA